One Rosa chinensis cultivar Old Blush chromosome 5, RchiOBHm-V2, whole genome shotgun sequence genomic region harbors:
- the LOC112163857 gene encoding uncharacterized protein LOC112163857 yields MTWEGFVELFRDMYLPASEKEKLGIDFISLVQGTISVWDYEPQFSQLYRFVRPIDSVSLAWKFQQRLKLMIRDRVTPFEWPTLALIFASALAFEQGLLTSQREMTTMGDSREKGRAVMESSSTSDTQGGSWTRQRTHQQAPVGVTAELVGAILIRQGMPLTCYNCGVVGHLARACKKLKSRVCFRCRQTGHLARKCNRPRDGGQRTQ; encoded by the coding sequence ATGACTTGGGAAGGTTTTGTGGAACTCTTCCGGGACATGTACCTTCCCGCTTCCGAGAAGGAGAAATTGGGGATTGACTTCATTTCTCTAGTTCAGGGTACTATAAGTGTCTGGGACTATGAGCCTCAGTTCTCACAATTGTATCGGTTTGTTAGGCCAATAGATTCAGTGTCTTTGGCTTGGAAGTTCCAACAGAGACTAAAGCTGATGATCAGAGATAGGGTGACTCCTTTTGAGTGGCCTACTTTGGCACTTATTTTCGCTAGTGCCTTGGCGTTTGAGCAGGGACTTCTGACTTCTCAAAGGGAGATGACAACTATGGGGGATTCCCGAGAAAAGGGAAGGGCAGTTATGGAGAGCAGTAGTACTTCAGATACTCAGGGAGGGTCCTGGACAAGACAGAGGACGCACCAACAGGCTCCAGTCGGAGTTACAGCTGAACTTGTTGGGGCTATACTTATTAGGCAGGGTATGCCATTGACATGTTACAACTGCGGAGTTGTGGGCCATCTAGCCAGGGCGTGCAAGAAACTGAAGAGTAGAGTATGCTTTAGATGCCGCCAGACAGGGCATTTAGCTAGAAAGTGTAACCGACCTCGAGATGGTGGACAGAGGACCCAGTAG
- the LOC112168057 gene encoding U11/U12 small nuclear ribonucleoprotein 65 kDa protein isoform X2 has protein sequence MQQQHQQHHLGFEEPPSSSKASLLIRHLPEAIPEETLFRLLSHYGASSVRSCSPTGRMRNCAFVDFQTEGLAYQAQRQLNGLRFLGKVLKVERATSNSDKPLQDGNKDSVSLPPTSTSSSGYNPTVKRETRETEVSRSEPIAPRLGVDYCFPPHLEYAYPPPDGNILTNIVNALIAVPRFYTQVLHLMNKMNIPAPFRMALPSPPLPPAAPVPFPPPPPPLDAKPPSADISSDESEMESSDEEASRGASRGKKRVKRESILGPAVDKGVAHEDVGLKQAILVPKEMPMIKKKNPLLQITIAQKVANNEHKDDSTTKVEELPETESSVINPFATPEELERGKLPPEEILSLPMFKNYTAGTPAPVLYIKNLAKDIVGDDFYYIFGSLFGSIDAAKSALSVKLMQNLVNGYVFKGKPMIIQFGRNPAAVKAT, from the exons ATGCAGCAGCAGCACCAACAACATCATCTGGGTTTTGAAGAACCACCAAGTAGCAGTAAGGCGAGTCTATTGATTCGTCACCTTCCAGAAGCCATTCCTGAAGAGACCCTGTTCCGCTTACTGTCCCACTATGGCGCTTCTTCTGTCCGCTCTTGCTCTCCTACCGGCAG GATGAGAAACTGTGCTTTTGTGGATTTCCAAACCGAAGGCTTGGCTTACCAAGCACAGCGTCAGTTGAATGG GCTGAGGTTTCTTGGGAAGGTGTTAAAAGTGGAGAGGGCTACTAGCAATAGTGATAAGCCATTGCAGGATGGCAACAAGGATTCGGTTTCGTTGCCTCCCACTTCCACGTCATCTTCGGGGTACAATCCTACCGTCAAAAGGGAGACTCGGGAAACTGAAGTTTCAAGATCAGAGCCTATTGCCCCGAGGCTTGGTGTAGATTACTGCTTTCCTCCTCACCTTGA GTATGCTTACCCACCACCAGATGGAAATATTCTGACCAACATTGTAAATGCTCTAATTGCTGTTCCTCGCTTTTATACTCAG GTTTTGCACTTGATGAACAAAATGAATATTCCAGCTCCATTTCGCATGGCTCTTCCCTCTCCACCTCTACCACCTGCAGCTCCCGTGCCATTTCCCCCACCTCCCCCTCCTCTAGATGCAAAGCCTCCCTCAGCAGATATATCAAGTGACGAGTCTGAAATGGAGTCTTCAGATGAG GAGGCCTCTAGAGGAGCTTCAAGAGGAAAGAAGCGTGTCAAACGGGAATCTATTCTTGGTCCTGCAGTTGATAAAGGTGTAGCACATGAAGATGTTGGATTGAAACAAGCTATTCTAGTCCCAAAAGAGATGCCAATgataaagaagaagaatcctCTGCTACAG ATAACAATTGCCCAGAAAGTTGCTAACAATGAGCACAAAGATGATAGCACTACCAAAGTAGAAGAGCTTCCGGAGACTGAGAGTTCAGTTATTAACCCTTTTGCAACTCCAGAAGAACTAGAAAGAGGAAAGTTGCCTCCAGAAGAAATATTATCGCTTCCAATGTTTAAG AACTATACTGCCGGGACTCCTGCCCCCGTGTTGTATATAAAGAACTTGGCAAAGGACATTGTTGGTGATGACTTCTACTACATATTTG GGTCATTATTTGGAAGCATTGATGCAGCCAAATCTGCTCTGAGCGTGAAGCTTATGCAG AATCTAGTGAATGGGTATGTGTTCAAAGGCAAACCAATGATCATCCAGTTTGGCCGTAATCCTGCAGCTGTTAAAGCAACTTAA
- the LOC112168057 gene encoding U11/U12 small nuclear ribonucleoprotein 65 kDa protein isoform X1, translating to MQQQHQQHHLGFEEPPSSSKASLLIRHLPEAIPEETLFRLLSHYGASSVRSCSPTGRMRNCAFVDFQTEGLAYQAQRQLNGLRFLGKVLKVERATSNSDKPLQDGNKDSVSLPPTSTSSSGYNPTVKRETRETEVSRSEPIAPRLGVDYCFPPHLEYAYPPPDGNILTNIVNALIAVPRFYTQVLHLMNKMNIPAPFRMALPSPPLPPAAPVPFPPPPPPLDAKPPSADISSDESEMESSDEEASRGASRGKKRVKRESILGPAVDKGVAHEDVGLKQAILVPKEMPMIKKKNPLLQITIAQKVANNEHKDDSTTKVEELPETESSVINPFATPEELERGKLPPEEILSLPMFKNYTAGTPAPVLYIKNLAKDIVGDDFYYIFGSLFGSIDAAKSALSVKLMQEGRMRGQAFITFPSVEQSQYALNLVNGYVFKGKPMIIQFGRNPAAVKAT from the exons ATGCAGCAGCAGCACCAACAACATCATCTGGGTTTTGAAGAACCACCAAGTAGCAGTAAGGCGAGTCTATTGATTCGTCACCTTCCAGAAGCCATTCCTGAAGAGACCCTGTTCCGCTTACTGTCCCACTATGGCGCTTCTTCTGTCCGCTCTTGCTCTCCTACCGGCAG GATGAGAAACTGTGCTTTTGTGGATTTCCAAACCGAAGGCTTGGCTTACCAAGCACAGCGTCAGTTGAATGG GCTGAGGTTTCTTGGGAAGGTGTTAAAAGTGGAGAGGGCTACTAGCAATAGTGATAAGCCATTGCAGGATGGCAACAAGGATTCGGTTTCGTTGCCTCCCACTTCCACGTCATCTTCGGGGTACAATCCTACCGTCAAAAGGGAGACTCGGGAAACTGAAGTTTCAAGATCAGAGCCTATTGCCCCGAGGCTTGGTGTAGATTACTGCTTTCCTCCTCACCTTGA GTATGCTTACCCACCACCAGATGGAAATATTCTGACCAACATTGTAAATGCTCTAATTGCTGTTCCTCGCTTTTATACTCAG GTTTTGCACTTGATGAACAAAATGAATATTCCAGCTCCATTTCGCATGGCTCTTCCCTCTCCACCTCTACCACCTGCAGCTCCCGTGCCATTTCCCCCACCTCCCCCTCCTCTAGATGCAAAGCCTCCCTCAGCAGATATATCAAGTGACGAGTCTGAAATGGAGTCTTCAGATGAG GAGGCCTCTAGAGGAGCTTCAAGAGGAAAGAAGCGTGTCAAACGGGAATCTATTCTTGGTCCTGCAGTTGATAAAGGTGTAGCACATGAAGATGTTGGATTGAAACAAGCTATTCTAGTCCCAAAAGAGATGCCAATgataaagaagaagaatcctCTGCTACAG ATAACAATTGCCCAGAAAGTTGCTAACAATGAGCACAAAGATGATAGCACTACCAAAGTAGAAGAGCTTCCGGAGACTGAGAGTTCAGTTATTAACCCTTTTGCAACTCCAGAAGAACTAGAAAGAGGAAAGTTGCCTCCAGAAGAAATATTATCGCTTCCAATGTTTAAG AACTATACTGCCGGGACTCCTGCCCCCGTGTTGTATATAAAGAACTTGGCAAAGGACATTGTTGGTGATGACTTCTACTACATATTTG GGTCATTATTTGGAAGCATTGATGCAGCCAAATCTGCTCTGAGCGTGAAGCTTATGCAG GAAGGACGAATGAGGGGCCAAGCTTTCATAACATTTCCTTCAGTTGAACAAAGCCAATATGCTTTG AATCTAGTGAATGGGTATGTGTTCAAAGGCAAACCAATGATCATCCAGTTTGGCCGTAATCCTGCAGCTGTTAAAGCAACTTAA